A section of the Xiphias gladius isolate SHS-SW01 ecotype Sanya breed wild chromosome 10, ASM1685928v1, whole genome shotgun sequence genome encodes:
- the LOC120795153 gene encoding zinc finger protein DPF3-like translates to MAAVIQNPLKALGDQFYKEAIEQCRSYNARLCAERSVRLPFLDSQTGVAQNNCYIWMERHHRSPGVSAGQMYTYPARCWRKKRRLHNATDPRLGIYGLQLDSGLMSKDTLPTQSTTLEALLRGEGLDKRNNAKNDEESLLEIQRVLEADAAEDAFNDDDDYEVDTPKRRHRGKGRGRGSGRRRTDLDDDKPYVCDNRYKQKQNSKSSTSVCAKRYRNRTGLSYHYTHSHLAEEDRAGERNTVASRSASAPLTDRYKRPKGPGGTSIPNNYCNKCQGSNKKMGKSGSPCSACQFTTECGEEKEDGTFTGAEELFGTTSESDTSTFHGFEDDELEEPATNSNGISNRHR, encoded by the exons ATGGCGGCTGTCATTCAGAATCCACTAAAAGC GTTGGGCGACCAGTTCTACAAGGAGGCCATCGAGCAGTGCCGCAGCTACAATGCCCGCCTGTGTGCTGAACGCAGCGTCCGCCTGCCATTCCTGGACTCACAAACCGGCGTGGCCCAGAACAACTGCTACATCTGGATGGAGCGGCACCACCGCAGCCCCG GGGTTTCAGCTGGGCAGATGTACACATACCCCGCCCGCTgctggagaaagaaaagacgGCTGCACAACGCCACGGATCCCCGCCTGGGCATCTACGGTCTCCAGCTCG aCAGCGGCCTCATGTCCAAGGACACCTTGCCCACTCAGAGCACCACGCTGGAGGCTCTGCTGCGAGGAGAGGGTCTAGACAAGAGGAACAACGCTAAGAACGACGAGGAGAGCCTGCTGGAGATCCAG AGGGTTCTGGAGGCCGATGCAGCAGAAGACGCTTTCAACGATGATGACGACTACGAGGTGGACACTCCCAAGAGGAGACATCGGGGCAAAGGAAGA ggtCGGGGTTCAGGTCGCAGGAGGACAGATCTGGATGACGACAAGCCATATGTCTGTGACA acagatacaaacaaaagcagaactcAAAATCTTCGACCTCAG TCTGTGCAAAGCGCTACAGGAACCGTACGGGACTAAGCTACCACTACACCCATTCCCACTtggcagaggaggacagagcTGGAGAGAGGAACACGGTGGCGTCCAGATCCGCCTCTGCACCACTGACTGACAGATACAAAC GTCCAAAGGGTCCAGGTGGGACCAGCATTCCCAACAACTACTGTAATAAATGCCAGGGCTCAAACAAGAAGATGGGTAAATCTGGGTCTCCCTGCTCAGCCTGCCAATTTACAA CCGAGTGcggagaggagaaggaagatgGGACTTTTACCGGAGCCGAGGAGTTGTTCGGCACCACCTCGGAGAGCGACACTTCCACCTTTCACGGCTTTGAGGACGACGAGCTGGAAGAGCCCGCCACAAACAGCAACGGGATATCCAACCGACACAGATAA